CCTAAGAGTGTTATGGTCTCTTTAGCTCATTCAATCATTTATAGAAGTTTCTTACATCAAAGATACAAAAAAGTAATGATTAATCCTACCATATAGATCAGATAGAAAACTATGCATAAGTTAACCTATTCTAACAAGTTAACCTAATCTAAATAAGTTAGGCTATTTTGATAGAATCAATTTCTAAAACCAGAGGAACAAATATCACTCCAAATTGTTCAAAGATACCTCATTCTGCTCAAACCCATCCATTTCGACAAGTAGTTGATGTAATGTCTTCTTAGTGTGGCCCTCCCATTGTTTTCTAGTTGATCCCACAGCATCAATTTCATCGATGAAAATGATACAAGGTGcctgtaaaattaaattttatatagtaAAAACACCGGTACCAATCTAGTATAGAGCAAAACCACGATGACAAACAGGTTATGGAAACCATTTGCAAATTACAATAGACCTTCTTTTTTGCGGCTTGAAACAAGGATCTTACACGCCTAGCACCAACTCCAACAAACCTGAGAATGAAAGAGaagttatataaaaagaaacatCCCATATAGTATGTTGGtatgaaagaaaatattagGTAGGGAATGAAAACAAGCCAAAACTATTATTTCCATTGTTTGgaacacacaaagaaaaaattgaaaaagcaTGGACCCACATAAAAGAATTAATCCTGCATGTTAAAAACatatatgtaaataaaacaaacaGAAAAAGGGTATATAATATGAGTGGcatcaatattaatatttaaatagtataacaatattagtttatatttcaaGCTAACAATAAAACTAtaggaaagagagagagagagagagagagagagaaagtgagagagagagggagagagagagggagggagagaaagtgagagagagagggagagaaagtgagagagagagagagagagagggaaagAGACTGAACTGAAAGTATGTGTTTCTTAGACAGACGCTTTATTTACACTTGAGAAAATACAATCAATACATTAATAGAGGAGCCTTGATATTCTCTAGTGATAAAGGTGTGATAAGGAAATTgttgaaagtcccacatcgactagagataaggccaatttataatatataagtggatgcaaacctcaccttacaagccagttttgtggggttgagttaggcttaaagtccacttcttaacatggtatcagagccaggttagaGCCTATTCTAgcaatatttattgtttgttgggCAAGTTGTTCTCACTCGCTATCGGGCTGTTAACGGaccatccattaatgtctagtcttaTGCTCGAGatgatgtctatacctcggcgtgaggggggtgtcaaaagtctcacatcgactagagataaggccaatttattatatataaatgggtgtaaacctcaccttacaagccgattttgtggggttgagttaggcttaaagtccacttcttaacaaaaataaaaaaaatgtttctataaTGCAGATATAATCTAGAAATGTTTTTATAGTAAAAGATTTACTTCTTACGCATATAATTATTGAACTCCCTCTCAAGTTGAAGCATACAAGTCTTAAGTGCATAACTTGTTGCAAATATAATTAATCCATGTACACTTTGGTCAGATACAAGTTTGACACTTGATTTATTGACATGTCTACAAACTTAGCATTTAAAATCCCTGTTTCTTCTAGAATATCCAAagcctatttttattttctctaggATACAACCAAACTATTTTTGGGCTATGCAACTTATATACCAAGGAAATACCTCAAGTGcccaagatttttttttcataaacttttgAGCAAGATATTGTTTTAGTTGTATCTTTATCATTGTTTGTGATAACACCCaagataaataaaagagaaattgtATTTTAGAGGGCTCGAATACACCTCTCTTATGGTATCATATTTGTAATGATATAATTTTGGTACAATGAGAAAAGGAAAGATCAATCGTCTGAACTAGAAACCCAAGTACAAAACTAGGTACAACTCAGGTATAGCAATAGTAATACAACTACTTTCTACCCAGATTTAATACTTATTCTAGCTATAACAATACCTCACACATATGCAATTAGATAGATTCATCCTAGGGGGaaatgacaataaaatagagaatGATCAAACTCACTTTGTAATAGTCCAAAATGTTACATGGCAGtacaaaaacactcaaaccATGAAAgtggtgattgcttgaggccatatagggACCTGCATTGATGCATACCATATAAATCAACTCCCACTAAGCAACAAATCTAAGAAGTTGCTCCATGTAGGCTTCCTTATCAAGATCACCATATAGAAATGCATTCTCCATGTCAAACTGAAACAGTCCAACAATGAATAGTTGCAATAGAAAAGAGAAGTTGAATAGGTGTCATTTGGGCAATAGGAGAGGAAGTGTCAATATAATCTTGGCCATAAATTTGTGTGTATCCTTTTGCCAACTAGGCGATCACAGTTTGCAAGCTGAGAAAAGTATTATTCAGGTTGAAATAGTCacctagagcatggtttggaagattcaCCAAAGTCATGCTGAGTCTTAAATACAAACAAAGCTAAGGGGACCACACTTTATTTATCAAGCATTCGAATTCTGGGATAGAAACATGTGGATAAGATCATTGCTATTAGAAATTGTGAAAAGGGGCAACAAAGGTTGTGATTTTGTTATGGATAAAAAATGTACTAGATACTTGTGGGGAGACTTATTTATCTATCTCACACTAGACCAAATATTGCTTTTGTTTTGAGTCTAGTTAGTCAATTTATACATCAACCAAAAGAAACACATTTACAAATTACTCTTAGAATTGTCCAATATTTAAAAGGGACACCAAGAAAGGATTTTGTTCAAAAGAAACAAGGATGTCAATCTTGTGGCATATACTAGTGTTGATTATGCAGGTTTAGTTATGGACAAAAGGTCAACTACTGGATATTGCACCTTCCTTGGTGGAAACCTAGAAAGTTGGAAGAGCAAAAAACAAAGTGTCATAGCTAGATCTAGTGCCTAAGCAAAATTTCGAGCAATGACTCAAGGAATATGAGTATCGCTATGGCTAAACGGGAAGACTTAAAGATAAAGTGGGATGAAACTAAATACATTAAAGTGGACAGacattttatcaaagaaaagTTTGCAGTGGCTTGATTTTCACCCCATATGTGTCCACTCAAGGACAGCTTGCAAACATACTCACCAAAGGGTTGAACAACAGTAACTTTGACATAATTAATCCAAGATGGGAATAGATAACACTTATTCACCAACTTGAGGAAGAGTGTTGAGATATTTTAGGaagttttagattttattctttcaagaTATTCTAGGAAGTTTCAGATTTTATTcttattgattttaattttgtactgTATCTTGGTTTTGTTACTAGTGTATCAATCCCACAATCTAAGGGATTTGTTTCCTAGAATAGGTTATGCCTGTTTCCTAAATTATCCAATCAATGTATGTAATGAGACTGAGTAGagagaaattattttcttatatttttgaGATCACTAGGGTATCACGCTTAGGGTCAAGTTTCTTCTAATTTCCTTTACTTGATTTTAAAGACAATCCTAGGTCTAGTGATATAAAAAAGACAACAGGACAACTTCTCATTAGCGAAAGGTTGATACTGATTGAGCCATATATGACAAGAGTATGCACACATTAGAataacaacataaaataaaatacatttcataatcaaaaacagaaacataaaCCTATTTTGCATTACAATTGACAATTGTATTCTCATTATCAAGGTTGCAATGCAAAAGCATTTTTGTGTTTGTGATAGAGTCCTAAGGGTCCATGTTTGGAAAAAAGGGACAAAAAACAGGACATAAACGGTTAGAGGGTAGAGAAAAGTTGTTGGTCAGGTGAGAGGGTGTTAGTTTGTTTGGTTTGCTGTTAGTTGTTTTTGTACCTAGTATATAAGGGTAAATAAGTGTCTTTGGGGGACATGTTTTGTCTGTGATAAGAGTAGACAGGATCATTGCATCCTGGGAGGAAGGATTGCTTCCTTGGTTGTTCTTGTGTTGAGTGTTTTCCAGCAATAAAGAATCATTTGCAGTTGATGTGTGTTGTGTGTGTGATTTTGCTGTGTGGTTCAAACCAGTGGGTTTCTTGTCACCAAGAACCCTATCAGTTTggtaactatttttaaaataacttgtaATGCACCCACATTACTTTGCAGAATAACAGAGTAAAATATCTTGTTTCTGAACTCATCACTTGTCTTCATGATCAAAATTGACATGTTGAAAATATAGAAAGCATGAGAGACTTACATCTCCTCAAATTCAGAGCCTGCCCGATAGAAAAATGGAACACCAGCTTCTCCAGCAATAGCCTTCAAGGTCCCAGATAAAGCAAACACTATTAGATCATAACAATGATAAATTTCAATAGATTAACTAAGAAGATTGGTTTCAATAAAGCAGAATTTTAGTAACAGTAACAGATCAGAAGAATTATGTGAAGTGTAAGAAAAGATCAATGAGAGCGACAAGATCCAAAGTGCACCACTGAACTTCCTAATAGAAAACTTATAGTGCAGTGTGCCATATTGAAAATGACAATTATCCCAAAAGAATATAGGGTAGACCAACCAACAGATTCTAATTGTACAACACAATAACTTCATAAAAACTGTAAAAGACATAACTGAAATTAACTGACCTTCGCTAGAAGAGTTTTTCCAGTTCCAGGTGCTCCTGTCAAAAGAATCCCCTGAAAAGTGGAATACTTAAGCCACACTTGACAATAACAATATAACCAATAGACACCAAAAGATTACGATATATTACTATGACCAAACATAACATCTTTACATACAGAGAAGGATTAGAGAGAATCAGCTCATCACAGCAATGAACAATTAATTCTTCCCACTAAGAAACAAGAAGTCTATGTATGAAAAAATAGAATATGAACAAAAGCtagcatgaaaaagaaaaggacaaaaaatgataaattaacaTCTTCAGACCTTTGGCAACTTTCCTCCAAGGCGTGTAAACTTGGATGGATTTTTTAGGTACTCCACAACTTCCTCAAGTTCTTGTTTTGCATCATCACAACCTTTCACATCCTTAAAGGTTTTTACATTCTGCAAGGACAGAGAAGGCAAGATCGAGGAAGATTAATAGATGAGAATTTGTATGGTGCAAAAAACTTTCGGGTTTTGTGTATATTCTACACAGCAGGCTAACAGAACAATCAGATATCATTCAGAAATTAAAGGGGTGGCAAAAATTCTCCATTAAGTTGTTGAACGGTCCACAAAATAGCAAGTAAAGACATAATTAGGTAGATAAAGAGTTATGGAGGTATAACATATATCATGTTgttcactattttcttttgataagcaaaaattaatttcatgaaGGGAATAAATCAATGATCACAAGATATGCCTACTCATAGCTTATTCAGAATAGTAATGCTCAACTCAAAATCTTATCAGTGTTAATTAACCTATTGCAACTGGAATCTTCTCATCCAAATACTCATTAGCAGCTCTAACTTATTCAAGAGTAAGCTATAGAATCATATAACACTCAAGAAATACAGAATAATCTATTTTCCAGACTGTTCTAGAAATCTGAGTACAGAAGTAAGAACATATTAATAAGTATACCTTTTCAGGCATCACTTCCTTATTTAGCTCCTTTGGGGCATAGGAAGAACCTGATCCAACTCCTGAAGGTCCAATCCCCCCCAAGCTTCCTATGTATTTTTGAAGTGCAGCAGCACCCATAAACCTGAAAAGATGTGAGCAATACAagtatataaaatcaaatagtGGATTATATATGAGAAAAGGGTGAAGAAAGGAAAACTGAAGCCTCCTACCAGACCAAACCCACAGCTATGGTAAACAAAATAGTCGAGATAAGCTCTTGTGCAAAACGTGATTTATTTGATACTTTTGGATCAACCTAAACAAGGAAACAACTTCATGAGATTCAAAGAATAAACAAACGAAAAAGAATCTGGGTTACAAcagaaaagttaaataatacGGTCCCACAAGATTTAAAATGATAACCACTAAAAGCACAGAGAAAGCCTTTTGCAATAATTTTTACCATAACCACATGTAATGGCTGCTTCTCAGATATTCCAGGATTCAGAAAAGTTTCATCTGAGTTACCCAATGCACGCTGCTTCAACTCTTGCAACTGAAAAATACGTTCACTGTCAGTTTTCCATTAGAACACAAGTACATCATGACCTAAAAAAGTCTAAAAGCTGTTATTATGATCAAAAGAAAGTATCCATTACAAATCATCTCTTATTATGCAGTCGTAGGAGGACTAGAATCACCTATTACGGTTCAGTATAAATTTATCATGGGTTTAAAGGCAAAAACGGAGTGCAAAATAACTCATCCAGAGATGTATGTTAGAGAAATACTGCCAAAAACTGTGTATAAGTACTTCAAAAGTATCAAATCTATTgtgtaaaacaaaaacacaaacaccaCCAAAGAGTCTTCCCTACCAGATTGGTCCATTATATGTACTAAACAAAGCCATTGTTTTATGTCATAAACTAAATTCTCAAAAAGGTCTATTTGGATATGATATAACTCTGATTCAAAGGGTTCATCTAGAATATTTATTGGCTTCCCCTTATCCTCAAGTATACTATCCTGCACTGCCTTTAGTCCATTCTCCTTACTGAGGCTCCTATCTATTTGTCTTCTTTTCAAATGTCCAAATAATCTTCAATTCCAATGAGAATCTATGACTTATCCTAGATGGACACTACCACTACTTTCTCTTAATTGCATTCATTGCTTAACCTATCATGTCTCTTGTGTGTCAACAAATCACAAATAACAGTTGACGCATTTCTACAATTCATCCACTCTATTTGATTACTAAAGTTTACATCTGTCATTTGTTTCATCTTCTTAATTGATAGAGTTAGGAACCAACTATGCCAAAAGCTTAATACCCCCGCCCCCTCCCTCTCAATAAATACCTCACTGGGAACACATCATCCTCCAAAAGTTGGCATAATTATGGTACTACCTCTTGGATATGCTCCATGACCACATCCAAAaactaaagtttaaaaaaaagattacaCATAATTGACAATAAATCAGGAAAATACAATGAAACTAATTTGTTAACAAAGGAATTGATGCAAATGTCAATCTGATGAAGAACTGCATGAAACTAACAATTTTGGTAGAAAAACatactttcaaaaaaaaatgtacttcATTAGTAAAACAAACATCAGTAAAGCATTTTGATCAAAACAGTTACAGATTAAACTACCAACTACTACACAAATCCAAATATCATACACGATGCTGATGGAAATCAAGCAGAAACAAATAGATGCCAATCAAGATGTACAGAAAACCCCTCTACCCTTACCAATGAATATGAAGCACTAAGAATTTGGTTacacataataaaaattgaaaagcagAGTACCAAAaacatgatgccacaaaacgatTACCAGTATAGGAAGGCTAGAAGTTTTTCCAGAATCCTCATCTGGAAGATATTCACTAATAGCATTAGTAATCACAAGAGCTCGAAGGTATTCCGCAACCCCTCTACTGTCCACAGCTCGATCCCTTTGTTCAAACCGCTTGATGACAGATTCAGGACTAGAAAAATACACATAATCAAACAAATTAACACATATTCTAAAAAACTGACACAAAAAGTCTCCAGGTCAGAAACCTCTGTAGTGTAATTGTCTACCTAGCCAAAGTTTCTCTAATGTCacattttcttctatttctGTAAGCATTAGAGGAGCTACATTCTCCAATAACTCTCAAATTCATGTATCTAAGTACAATTCACAATTTTTCATCTGTCCTACATCATTAAACATTTGAAACCCGAACAATTCTTGCAAGAGCACATGCATCAGCAATCAAAGTCCAAAACTTCCTCACCACTTCAATGCATATTGAATTGTATTAGTTTTACTTTCACGCGAAGCCACCGTACACATGCAAGAATTGCTCCAAGAACTTCTATTCTTGAGCAGTCATCAAACAACAACATTTCCAATTTCAAAAACAGACCTGTGTTTATTGAGTTCAACAAACAGAGCACTCTGTTTAGCAGCATCTTGAGGATTCGCGTCAGCTTCCGCGATCAACCGCTCGACACGCTTCTCCTGGCGCCAAAATGGCCACCAATCGAGAAACTCCGCGAAAGCCTTCTTCACACGCTCCCTCGCCTTCACCCACAGTCCCACAAATAACACCACTATCGAAAACCTTCCATTGGCAATATTTCCTTCGCTCTCCAAACCCACGCCACTCCGCAGCACAGTCTCCCCACCCTCCAAACTCACCTCGCCCGAATCAGAAACCTGAACTGCATCTTCTTCCGTCGAATAAATTATACCCGCGCTGGGGTCCGGTTCCGCGTTGCCCGAGCCGGTTTCGGAGGGGTTGTGATTGGGTTCGGACCGGGAACCGACGCTGTCTGAGCGAAAGGTGCAGCAGAGGAGCGTGGAGGAGAGGCGGCGCGTGGAGTGGAAGGAGAGGGAGAATGGAGAGTGGCTCAGAGAGAGGCAGGAGAATGGGAATGGAAATGGAAAGGGAAGGGAAGGTTTGGAGAGAAGGGAAGCTTGAAGTGTGGCCAttattagggttttatttcagaGTCTCTCTTGTTTCTCGGTGTTAATTCTTGAAGAACAGAGGATAGAGTGTGGTGTGGTCTTGAGGAAGAAACCTAGAATAGGAGGATTTCGGGAAGAAGGAAGGTGTAAGAAATGTAACCTTATCCAGCCACGGATTCAAATTGGAGCCGGCTTTGAAGATTTTCTGTCTAAGGATTTAATTGTTGGGTCGTAATTAAGCTTGGATTGAATGAAAATGTTCGTTTCTTGCCTCTGCATATCGTGGACATTTCGTAGTCACACTGACGAAGCCACCATGGATTCTTTGTTTGTGAgatttttatctaatattttgatttacaaactaatttattattatcattattttaatttataaaatattttttaatgatttaaacattCAACTTAATCGTCacataaatacttttattcaattttactaattagtaatactaatatatattcTTGCAAAAACTATATTGATTTAATAATGTAAATGTATAATtgataacttaaataaataaatatatatatatacatatatatatatatatatatatttatatatatataaaggattaaaatctcaaaatttataattgattattaaatatatagaaatcaaatttaaaatacaaattaaagttATTCTTTCTATTATGGAGTGGAAAGTCAATCGTATTACAAATGTACTAAAAGTATGAAAGTTTGTTATCACTTTGTCGTTTGTCCTATCTATTTGTTCGGTCAAACTTGGAGATTATCAGTAGAAGGAACTTTGATACCAAAGTCAATAAAAGTTCAACACTTCTAGCAATTACTGTGTATTAGATGTCACAACCTACCTCTTTATCACAAACG
This window of the Vigna angularis cultivar LongXiaoDou No.4 chromosome 7, ASM1680809v1, whole genome shotgun sequence genome carries:
- the LOC108338294 gene encoding ATP-dependent zinc metalloprotease FTSH 11, chloroplastic/mitochondrial, which gives rise to MATLQASLLSKPSLPFPFPFPFSCLSLSHSPFSLSFHSTRRLSSTLLCCTFRSDSVGSRSEPNHNPSETGSGNAEPDPSAGIIYSTEEDAVQVSDSGEVSLEGGETVLRSGVGLESEGNIANGRFSIVVLFVGLWVKARERVKKAFAEFLDWWPFWRQEKRVERLIAEADANPQDAAKQSALFVELNKHSPESVIKRFEQRDRAVDSRGVAEYLRALVITNAISEYLPDEDSGKTSSLPILLQELKQRALGNSDETFLNPGISEKQPLHVVMVDPKVSNKSRFAQELISTILFTIAVGLVWFMGAAALQKYIGSLGGIGPSGVGSGSSYAPKELNKEVMPEKNVKTFKDVKGCDDAKQELEEVVEYLKNPSKFTRLGGKLPKGILLTGAPGTGKTLLAKAIAGEAGVPFFYRAGSEFEEMFVGVGARRVRSLFQAAKKKAPCIIFIDEIDAVGSTRKQWEGHTKKTLHQLLVEMDGFEQNEGIILMAATNLPDILDPALTRPGRFDRHIVVPNPDVRGRQEILELYLQDKPIADDVDVKAIARGTPGFNGADLANLVNVAAIKAAVEGAEKVTAAQLEFAKDRIIMGTERKTMFISEESKKLTAYHESGHAIVALNTDGAHPIHKATIMPRGSALGMVTQLPSSDETSISKKQLLARLDVCMGGRVAEELIFGRDYVTTGASSDLHTATELAQYMVSNCGMSDAIGPVHIKERPSSEMQSRIDAEVVKLLREAYDRVKALLKKHEKALHVLAHALLEYETLSAEEIRRILLPYREGRLSEQQEQEAAEGDLVLV